The Panicum virgatum strain AP13 chromosome 5K, P.virgatum_v5, whole genome shotgun sequence genome has a window encoding:
- the LOC120709032 gene encoding uncharacterized protein LOC120709032 yields the protein MRATRPGADAENHRPSGHAQARATLEPLYKTPLGAALNPSPAFPCAPPPSPKNREKQRRKRRGKRRRRRERREEEKLDAVGREVEQERCWCLDIEPTPPYPEPRGGGGLPPPELRRPGTPIDSRDAAVLPALPRLVSAPPRHGITRSLPSPTGPDVEELTDVPDDQKIRKDYLDTRRSQKDIPDD from the exons ATGCGAGCCACGCGTCCCGGCGCTGACGCCGAAAATCACCGGCCGTCCGGCCACGCCCAAGCCCGAGCAACCCTAGAGCCCCTCTATAAAACCCCCTTGGGCGCCGCCTTGAACCCTAGCCCTGCTTTTCcttgtgcgccgccgccttcccccaAGAACAGAGagaagcagaggaggaagaggagggggaagaggaggagaagaagagaaagaagagaggaggagaagCTCGACGCCGTCGGCCGCGAGGTGGAGCAGGAGCGCTGCTGGTGCCTCGACATCGAGCCGACGCCGCCGTACCCGGagccgcgaggaggaggagggctgcCACCACCAGAGCTTCGTCGACCAGGCACCCCGATCGACTCCCGCGACGCTGCTGTTCTGCCTGCACTGCCCCGGCTCGTCTCTGCGCCACCTCGCCACGGCATCACGCGTTCTCTCCCGAGCCCGACCG GTCCTGACGTGGAGGAGTTGACCGACGTCCCGGACGATCAGAAGATCCGGAAGGACTACCTCGACACTCGGAGGTCCCAGAAGGACATACCGGATGACTAG